Sequence from the Pyrobaculum neutrophilum V24Sta genome:
CCTCTGGGCCGGCCACACTGCGGAGGGGGAGCTGGGCATAAGCTACAGGGAGGTAGACCTCGTCCTCTACGCCCACGAGCTAGGCCTCTCCAAAGATGTAATCCCAGACGCCACCGGCGTCTCTAGGCCAAAGGTGGAGAGGGTGCTGGCCCTGGTAGCTGAAAACGCCCACAAGAGGGCGCCGCCCGTGGCTAAGCTCGCCAGGAGCAGGAAATACACTAAGGATTTAAGATAGTTTAACCCAACGTGGAGGTTGTCACCTTGGAGAGCCCCGAGGTAGATCGTCGTCTAGACGCCCTCCTCGACCTCGTGTGTACAACCTGAAGACCCTCCTCGTGGCTAGAGACGGGGTTGTAGTGCTCCCCGAGGCCTACAGGGGGGTTAGGCTTGAGGAGGCGGTGGGGGAGGTGTGCGGCGTCTGTCTCGTCTTGAGGGGGGCTGGGAGGGCCTACGTCTTTTCCTCATTCACTATTAAGATGGGGGTGGGCAACTTGGCCAAGCTTGTGGCTGAGGTCTGCGGCGGGTCTGTTCAACCGCCGCCGTAGTAGCCGCACATTTTGCAGTACCTCTTGTCGTCTAGCTCGGCGCCGCATCTTGGGCAGGGGTTCCTCCGCGCCTTTGGGTAGGTGAGGCCGGCCCTCCTGTAGATGTGGTAGAGGTAGCGGGCTGGGCCGTCGAGGTGGAGGTCCACCTCCGCCCTTCTGCCCAGCTCCTCCAGCGCCTTGTAGAGGGCGCGGAAGCCGGAGCCCACCTCGGCGGGGTCCTTCCGCCTTTGTCCAAGGTCGCCCAGCTCCTGCCTCAGCAGGCATTTGCCGAGGCCGCACTTTGTCTTCTCCTCTATGGGTATAGAGAGGAGGTGTTGGGCCGCCTCTAGGAAGGGTGCTTTAACCTCTACGCCAAGCGCCTTGGCTAGGTCGAAGGAACAGAAGTACCACCGGGAGGGGTCCATATATCTCGCGAGCTCCTCCCTAGGCTTCGCCAGCATGAAGCTGTAGCCTACGCAGATCTCGTCTCCGGCGTCTCCCGTGCAGACGGTCCCCGCACCGAGGTCTCTGGCGAGCTTGAGGGCGATGTATTGGACGGAGCAGTTCACCACCTCCATGGGGTTGAAGAGCTTTATCGCCTTCACCACCTCCTCCACGGCGGCCAGCGCCTCCCACATCGGGACGTACCTAACGACGAGGGGAAGGCCGAGCCTCCTCGCGGCCTCGACGGCGTGTGGGGCGTCCGTGCCGGGGGACTCAGCCAGCTGGACGTTCACCAGGAGGGGTCTGTGCCCGAGTTTGACGTGGGCGAGGG
This genomic interval carries:
- a CDS encoding asparagine synthase C-terminal domain-containing protein; amino-acid sequence: MIVERLAESVARRPCDAIAFSGGLDSTAVALAHVKLGHRPLLVNVQLAESPGTDAPHAVEAARRLGLPLVVRYVPMWEALAAVEEVVKAIKLFNPMEVVNCSVQYIALKLARDLGAGTVCTGDAGDEICVGYSFMLAKPREELARYMDPSRWYFCSFDLAKALGVEVKAPFLEAAQHLLSIPIEEKTKCGLGKCLLRQELGDLGQRRKDPAEVGSGFRALYKALEELGRRAEVDLHLDGPARYLYHIYRRAGLTYPKARRNPCPRCGAELDDKRYCKMCGYYGGG